One window of Hylemonella gracilis genomic DNA carries:
- a CDS encoding PLP-dependent aminotransferase family protein: MALRYQRLAQELSTMIATRILRPGDRLPSVRRLASEKRLSVSTVVQALRQLEDDGQIEARPQSGFFVRLPALEPLSPPAALSRRAIHPVTVDISNRMIGIRALNYQPDMVPLGAALPANELLPIAQLQKLYRTVSRDAPSLLQVSAHTSLNQQELVRQLVRHSLNWGPPLAPEELVVTNSCTEALALCLRAVTQPGDTVAVESPSYYLVLQLLENMGLKALEIPTHPRTGLSVDALELATRARRVAACLLVANFSNPLGCLMPDSEKKRLADLMATRQIPIIEDDVFGGLHYGAQRPWPIKSFDSSGNVLLCASTSKTLSPSLRLGYVAAGRFHARVVVQKALNSGATNPVTQVVLARYLASTACERHLRSLRHSMERQVLRMSDLVQQTFPPGTRLSQPQGGFVLWVELPDGRDGNRLHELATAAGIAFVPGDMFSASGLYRNCLRLNCGNPWTPRIDEAVRTLGRMAASLPTAS, from the coding sequence ATGGCGTTGCGCTACCAGCGTCTGGCCCAGGAGTTGTCCACCATGATCGCCACGCGCATCCTGCGCCCCGGCGATCGTTTGCCCTCGGTACGGCGTCTGGCCAGCGAGAAGCGCTTGTCGGTGTCCACCGTGGTGCAGGCGCTGCGCCAGCTGGAAGACGATGGACAGATCGAGGCGCGCCCGCAGTCCGGCTTTTTCGTCCGCCTGCCCGCGCTCGAACCGCTGTCGCCCCCGGCGGCGCTCTCGCGCCGCGCCATCCACCCCGTCACCGTCGACATCAGCAACCGGATGATCGGCATCCGCGCGCTGAACTATCAACCCGACATGGTCCCACTGGGCGCGGCATTGCCCGCGAACGAGCTGCTGCCCATCGCCCAGTTGCAAAAGCTCTACCGCACCGTCAGCCGAGACGCACCCAGCCTGCTGCAGGTGTCCGCCCACACCTCCCTGAATCAGCAGGAACTGGTGCGGCAGCTGGTGCGGCACTCGCTCAACTGGGGCCCTCCGCTGGCACCGGAGGAACTGGTGGTGACCAACTCCTGCACCGAGGCCTTGGCGCTGTGCCTGCGCGCGGTCACCCAGCCCGGCGACACGGTGGCGGTGGAGTCGCCTTCGTATTACCTGGTGCTGCAACTGCTCGAGAACATGGGCTTGAAAGCCCTTGAGATCCCGACTCACCCACGCACGGGCCTGTCGGTTGACGCGCTTGAACTGGCCACCCGCGCGCGTCGAGTCGCCGCATGCCTGCTGGTCGCCAATTTCAGTAACCCGCTGGGCTGCTTGATGCCGGACAGCGAGAAAAAACGTCTGGCCGATCTGATGGCGACCCGGCAGATACCGATCATCGAAGACGATGTGTTCGGTGGCCTGCATTACGGCGCGCAACGTCCCTGGCCGATCAAATCGTTCGACTCCAGCGGCAACGTGCTGCTGTGCGCCTCCACGTCCAAGACCCTGAGCCCCTCCTTGCGATTGGGCTACGTCGCTGCGGGCCGTTTCCACGCGCGGGTGGTGGTGCAAAAAGCCCTCAACTCCGGCGCCACCAATCCCGTCACGCAGGTCGTGCTGGCGCGCTACCTGGCGTCGACGGCTTGCGAGCGTCATCTGCGGAGCCTGCGGCACAGCATGGAGCGGCAGGTGCTGCGCATGTCCGATCTGGTTCAGCAGACCTTTCCGCCGGGCACGCGGCTGTCGCAGCCGCAGGGCGGGTTCGTGCTCTGGGTCGAACTGCCGGACGGTCGGGATGGCAACCGGCTGCACGAGCTGGCCACCGCAGCGGGCATCGCTTTCGTGCCCGGCGACATGTTCTCCGCCAGCGGCCTGTACCGCAACTGCCTGCGCCTCAACTGCGGCAATCCATGGACCCCGCGCATCGACGAAGCGGTCCGCACACTGGGCCGCATGGCCGCAAGCCTGCCGACAGCATCGTAG
- the glnK gene encoding P-II family nitrogen regulator → MKLVTAIIKPFKLDEVREGLSAIGVQGITVTEVKGFGRQKGHTELYRGAEYVVDFLPKVKIEAAVSDELVERVIEAIEGSARTGKIGDGKIFVYDLEQVVRIRTGETGKEAL, encoded by the coding sequence ATGAAACTCGTTACCGCCATCATCAAACCCTTCAAGCTCGACGAGGTGCGTGAAGGCCTCTCGGCGATCGGGGTGCAGGGCATCACCGTGACCGAGGTCAAGGGCTTCGGCCGCCAAAAGGGTCATACCGAGCTGTACCGCGGCGCGGAGTACGTCGTGGACTTTCTTCCCAAGGTCAAGATCGAGGCCGCCGTTTCGGATGAGCTGGTCGAGCGCGTGATCGAAGCCATCGAAGGCTCGGCCCGCACCGGCAAGATCGGCGACGGCAAGATCTTCGTGTACGACTTGGAGCAGGTTGTCCGTATCCGCACGGGTGAAACCGGCAAGGAAGCGCTCTGA
- the glcF gene encoding glycolate oxidase subunit GlcF, which produces MQTHLAPEFAGTVDGRAAEAILRKCVHCGFCTATCPTYQLLGDELDGPRGRIYLIKQVLEGEAPTRSTQLHLDRCLTCRNCESTCPSGVQYGQLVDIGRKIVEAKVPRPVPERALRWTLKQGLSSPLFAPAMKLGQAVRGMLPTTLKAKVPAKQEAGAWPKKTHARRVLMLAGCVQPAMLPNINRATARVLDAVGIQTLVAENAGCCGAVKFHLNDQDAAKAQMRANIDAWWPYVEPAQGEGAKPGVEAIVMNASGCGVTIKDYGHLLHDDPVYAAKAERISELTRDLSELLPEIVTTLRTAHPERVEGLRQKAPVLAYHPPCTLQHGQKLRGGVEQYLGELGFTIHTARVEPHLCCGSAGTYSVLQPQIAQELRDRKLTNLAELRPQVIVSANIGCITHLQSGTETPVRHWVELLDEALASPPAN; this is translated from the coding sequence ATGCAAACCCATCTCGCCCCCGAATTCGCAGGCACGGTCGATGGCCGCGCCGCCGAGGCCATCCTGCGCAAATGCGTGCACTGCGGTTTCTGCACCGCGACCTGCCCGACCTACCAACTGCTGGGTGACGAGCTGGACGGTCCGCGTGGACGCATCTACCTCATCAAGCAGGTGCTGGAAGGCGAGGCGCCCACGCGTAGCACCCAATTGCACCTGGACCGTTGCCTCACCTGTCGCAACTGTGAAAGCACCTGCCCCAGCGGGGTGCAGTACGGCCAGCTGGTCGACATCGGCCGCAAGATCGTCGAGGCCAAGGTGCCGCGTCCGGTGCCGGAACGCGCCTTGCGCTGGACCTTGAAGCAAGGCTTGAGCTCGCCCTTGTTCGCGCCCGCGATGAAGCTGGGCCAGGCCGTGCGTGGCATGTTGCCCACGACGCTCAAAGCCAAGGTCCCGGCGAAGCAGGAGGCGGGCGCCTGGCCCAAAAAAACGCATGCTCGCCGGGTGCTGATGCTCGCGGGCTGCGTGCAACCCGCGATGCTGCCCAATATCAACCGCGCCACCGCCCGCGTGCTGGATGCGGTGGGCATCCAGACCCTGGTCGCCGAGAACGCGGGTTGCTGTGGCGCGGTGAAATTCCACCTCAATGACCAGGACGCGGCGAAAGCGCAGATGCGGGCCAACATCGATGCCTGGTGGCCGTATGTCGAGCCGGCACAGGGCGAGGGGGCCAAACCGGGCGTGGAGGCCATCGTCATGAACGCCTCCGGCTGCGGCGTGACGATCAAGGACTATGGGCACCTGTTGCACGACGATCCGGTCTACGCGGCCAAGGCCGAGCGTATCAGCGAACTGACCCGGGACCTGAGCGAATTGCTGCCCGAGATCGTCACCACATTGCGCACCGCCCACCCCGAGCGGGTCGAAGGGTTGCGGCAAAAGGCGCCGGTCCTGGCCTATCACCCGCCCTGCACCCTGCAGCACGGGCAGAAGCTGCGTGGTGGCGTGGAACAGTACCTGGGCGAGCTTGGCTTCACGATTCACACCGCGCGCGTGGAGCCGCATCTCTGCTGCGGCTCGGCGGGCACCTACTCCGTGCTTCAGCCCCAGATCGCACAGGAACTGCGCGACCGCAAGCTCACGAACCTGGCCGAACTGCGGCCGCAGGTCATCGTCTCGGCCAACATCGGCTGTATCACGCACCTTCAAAGTGGCACCGAGACACCCGTGCGGCATTGGGTGGAGCTGCTGGACGAAGCGCTGGCTTCTCCGCCTGCGAACTGA
- a CDS encoding ammonium transporter, with protein MKKLLLSLIVGLGLLAGSVSWAQTAPAAEAAPAAAAPAAAAPAAAEAAPAPSANKGDTAWMTVATALVIFMTIPGLALFYGGLVRSKNMLSVLMQVFVVTCLIYVLWVIYGYTLAFGGDGAFYGTFDKLFLKGVTTDSLAATFSKGVYIPELTFVAFQATFAAITCALIVGSFAERIKFSAVLLFCVLWFTFSYLPVAHMVWYWAGPDAITDAASLDKVAAGAGMLWAKGALDFAGGTVVHINAGVAGLVGAYVLGKRLGFGKEAMAPHSLTLTMVGAAMLWVGWFGFNAGSNLEANGLTALAFINTLIATAAATLSWITAEALFKGKASMLGAASGAVAGLVAITPACGFVGVMGALIIGLLAGLVCLWGVTGLKKLLGADDALDVFGVHGVGGVLGALLTGVFAAPSLGGTGVYDYVANKVADGYSIGGQVWIQFQGVITTVILSAVVSYIAYKIVDLTIGLRVSEEDERQGLDITAHGESAYNR; from the coding sequence ATGAAAAAACTACTCCTCTCACTCATCGTGGGGCTGGGCCTGCTGGCCGGCTCCGTGAGCTGGGCGCAGACCGCGCCGGCCGCCGAGGCTGCACCCGCCGCCGCGGCGCCTGCTGCTGCAGCGCCCGCCGCCGCTGAAGCCGCGCCCGCGCCCTCCGCCAACAAGGGCGACACCGCCTGGATGACGGTCGCCACGGCGCTCGTGATCTTCATGACCATCCCCGGCCTGGCGCTGTTCTACGGCGGCCTGGTGCGCAGCAAGAACATGCTGTCGGTACTGATGCAAGTCTTTGTCGTGACCTGCCTGATTTATGTGCTGTGGGTGATCTACGGATACACCTTGGCCTTCGGTGGTGATGGCGCGTTCTACGGCACCTTCGACAAACTCTTCCTCAAGGGCGTGACGACCGATTCGCTGGCCGCTACCTTCAGCAAGGGTGTCTACATCCCCGAACTGACCTTCGTCGCCTTCCAAGCCACGTTCGCGGCCATCACCTGCGCGCTGATCGTTGGTTCCTTCGCCGAGCGCATCAAGTTCTCCGCCGTGCTGCTGTTCTGCGTGCTGTGGTTCACCTTCAGCTATCTGCCCGTGGCGCACATGGTCTGGTACTGGGCGGGCCCTGACGCGATCACCGATGCCGCTTCGCTCGACAAGGTGGCCGCTGGTGCCGGCATGCTGTGGGCCAAGGGCGCGTTGGACTTCGCGGGTGGTACCGTGGTGCACATCAACGCTGGCGTCGCTGGCCTGGTCGGTGCCTACGTGCTGGGCAAGCGTCTGGGTTTTGGCAAGGAAGCCATGGCTCCGCACAGCCTGACGCTGACCATGGTCGGCGCCGCCATGCTGTGGGTGGGCTGGTTCGGCTTCAACGCTGGCTCCAACCTGGAAGCCAACGGCCTGACCGCTCTGGCCTTCATCAACACGCTGATTGCCACGGCCGCGGCCACGCTGTCCTGGATCACCGCCGAGGCCCTGTTCAAGGGCAAGGCTTCGATGCTGGGCGCTGCTTCCGGCGCCGTTGCTGGCTTGGTGGCCATCACCCCGGCTTGCGGTTTCGTGGGCGTCATGGGCGCGCTGATCATTGGCCTGCTGGCCGGTCTGGTCTGCCTGTGGGGTGTCACGGGTCTCAAGAAGCTGCTGGGTGCCGATGACGCACTGGACGTGTTCGGCGTGCACGGCGTGGGCGGCGTTCTGGGCGCCCTGCTGACCGGCGTGTTCGCTGCGCCTTCCCTGGGCGGCACGGGCGTGTACGACTACGTCGCCAACAAGGTGGCCGATGGCTACTCGATCGGCGGCCAAGTCTGGATTCAGTTCCAGGGCGTCATCACCACGGTGATCCTGTCGGCTGTGGTTTCCTACATCGCCTACAAGATCGTTGACCTGACCATCGGCCTGCGCGTGAGCGAAGAAGACGAACGCCAAGGTCTTGACATCACGGCCCACGGCGAAAGCGCGTACAACCGCTGA
- a CDS encoding LytTR family DNA-binding domain-containing protein, translating to MSDTTTHWLARYQPWRRTVEPGFWVLVLILQLLFNSVTTWIDLRTTPYWEPLLWEATSNLMVGLLIPVLIAFERRFPLRWDTLRGNLPWHLLGTVVFCALHLVGMMILRDWVYVALEQPYDRGPWLTVFSYEYLKDVRSYVLILAAVLSYRLLLLRLQGEARVLDAPDPPTGVPLDPSFTRGASVAPERSTRPERFLVRKLRKEFLIQATDIESLQAQGNYVGLRVNGHDYLLRSTLNDFLERLDPAKFARVHRSHAVNLDRIAEIEPTDGGDARLKMKDGSTVPCSRRYRDVLRAG from the coding sequence ATGTCCGACACCACCACCCACTGGCTCGCGCGTTACCAGCCCTGGCGGCGGACCGTCGAACCGGGTTTCTGGGTGCTCGTGCTGATCCTGCAGCTGCTGTTCAACAGCGTCACCACCTGGATCGACCTGCGGACCACGCCTTACTGGGAACCGCTGCTATGGGAAGCCACGAGCAACCTCATGGTCGGCCTGCTGATCCCGGTCCTGATCGCCTTCGAACGCCGCTTCCCCCTGCGCTGGGACACGCTGCGCGGCAACCTGCCCTGGCACCTGTTGGGCACGGTCGTCTTCTGCGCACTGCACCTGGTCGGCATGATGATCCTGCGTGACTGGGTCTACGTAGCGCTGGAGCAGCCCTATGACCGCGGCCCCTGGCTCACCGTGTTCAGCTACGAGTATCTGAAAGATGTGCGCAGCTACGTGCTGATCCTCGCCGCCGTGCTGAGCTACCGGCTACTGCTGCTGCGCCTGCAGGGCGAGGCGCGTGTGCTGGATGCCCCCGACCCACCGACGGGCGTGCCCTTGGACCCCTCGTTCACACGCGGCGCCTCGGTCGCGCCCGAGCGAAGCACGCGCCCTGAACGGTTCCTCGTGCGCAAGCTGCGCAAGGAGTTCCTGATCCAGGCCACGGACATCGAATCGCTGCAGGCCCAGGGCAACTACGTCGGCTTGCGGGTGAACGGGCACGACTACCTGCTGCGCTCGACGCTCAATGATTTTCTCGAACGCCTCGATCCGGCGAAGTTCGCGCGGGTCCACCGCAGCCACGCCGTCAATCTGGACCGCATCGCCGAGATCGAACCTACCGACGGTGGTGACGCCAGGCTGAAGATGAAGGACGGCAGCACCGTGCCCTGCAGCCGCCGTTACCGCGACGTGCTGCGCGCGGGCTGA
- the glcE gene encoding glycolate oxidase subunit GlcE, producing MQVEPALQDLVARVRAALDDETPLRIRGGGSKDFYGQVMQGEILDTRAHAGIVSHEPSELVVTVRAGTPLVELEAALAEHQQYLPFEPPHFSGEFAVAAPSAATVGGMVASGLNGPARASVGAVRDYVLGAQLLNGKAELLTFGGQVMKNVAGYDVSRLLAGSLGTLGVITQVSLKVLPCAVAEATLVFELDESEALTRLNTWAGQALPLNASCWHDGALMLRLRGARAAVESACKNLGGQRLDDAQAARLWQALRDQTAPFFRLEEGEALLRLSVPDTAPALNLGPTLIEWHGAQRWLKLPLHGDADRLNDIAGHATLFRVTRAQDKARGVFTPLAAPLGRIHRALKQQFDPAGIFNRGRMYPDF from the coding sequence ATGCAAGTAGAACCGGCCCTGCAAGACCTCGTGGCACGCGTGCGTGCCGCCCTCGACGATGAGACCCCTTTGCGCATCCGTGGCGGGGGCAGCAAGGACTTCTACGGGCAGGTGATGCAGGGTGAGATCCTGGACACGCGCGCTCATGCCGGCATCGTGAGTCACGAGCCCAGTGAGCTGGTGGTCACCGTGCGCGCGGGCACGCCGCTGGTCGAGCTGGAGGCCGCGCTGGCCGAGCACCAGCAGTACCTGCCTTTCGAACCCCCGCATTTCAGTGGCGAGTTCGCTGTGGCTGCGCCAAGCGCCGCAACCGTGGGCGGCATGGTGGCCAGCGGGCTCAATGGCCCGGCACGCGCCAGCGTGGGCGCGGTGCGCGACTACGTGCTGGGCGCTCAGCTGCTCAACGGCAAGGCCGAGTTGTTGACCTTCGGGGGACAGGTCATGAAAAACGTGGCCGGTTACGACGTCTCGCGCCTGCTGGCGGGATCACTGGGTACCCTCGGGGTGATCACCCAGGTCAGCCTCAAAGTGCTGCCGTGCGCGGTGGCCGAGGCCACGCTGGTCTTTGAACTGGATGAATCCGAGGCGTTGACGCGGCTCAACACCTGGGCCGGGCAAGCCCTGCCGCTCAATGCCTCGTGCTGGCACGACGGCGCCTTGATGCTGCGCTTGCGCGGTGCGCGGGCTGCGGTCGAGTCCGCTTGCAAAAATCTGGGCGGGCAGCGACTGGACGACGCACAAGCCGCGCGCCTGTGGCAGGCCCTACGCGACCAGACCGCGCCCTTCTTCCGTCTGGAGGAGGGCGAAGCGCTCCTGCGCCTGAGCGTGCCCGACACCGCACCGGCCTTGAACCTGGGCCCGACGCTGATCGAGTGGCACGGCGCGCAGCGCTGGCTCAAGCTGCCCTTGCACGGAGACGCTGACCGTCTGAACGACATCGCAGGGCATGCCACGCTGTTTCGTGTCACGCGTGCGCAGGACAAGGCGCGTGGGGTGTTCACCCCGCTGGCCGCGCCATTGGGGCGCATCCACCGTGCGCTGAAGCAGCAATTTGATCCCGCTGGCATCTTCAACCGGGGCCGGATGTACCCGGACTTCTGA
- a CDS encoding acyltransferase family protein, with translation MNHRRHDIDALRALAFALVILYHVGMYYVADWHWHLKSPEPVAWLQGPMRALNLWRLDLVFLISGLSIGLLCHGGGQNQGAGKLLRRRSRLLLLPLVFGMAVVVPYQPYAQAVANGTIAPGFMDFLIRYVQGGPWPPGAFDGWEVGVTWNHLWYLAYLWVYTFALVLLLPWLRSRPGLALAHAFRGLRGARLMVLPVLPLLLYSGLLWPRFPVTQDLLRDAWAHAVYFTLFLYGYWIGVDTDWWTEARRLRGRILVCALLMLVVFFVLRAQLAPASSGFGRWVVRFVADVYLWWMVLAILGWAHQLLNRPWPWLAWANEQVYPWYVLHQTLIVVLIVQFAPLRLARPLEAAVLIVGTLAGCWGLTALIRRVPWLRPCFGLRPRAESSSSSPTCGLSASS, from the coding sequence ATGAACCACCGTCGTCACGACATCGACGCCTTGCGCGCCCTGGCCTTTGCCCTGGTCATCCTTTACCACGTGGGCATGTATTACGTGGCCGATTGGCATTGGCATCTCAAAAGTCCCGAACCCGTGGCCTGGCTCCAGGGGCCCATGCGCGCGCTCAACCTCTGGCGGCTGGACCTTGTGTTCCTGATTTCCGGCCTGTCCATCGGGCTGCTGTGCCATGGGGGTGGACAGAACCAGGGGGCGGGCAAGCTGCTGAGGCGGCGCAGCCGCCTGCTGCTCCTGCCGCTGGTTTTCGGCATGGCCGTGGTCGTGCCTTACCAGCCTTACGCGCAGGCCGTCGCCAATGGGACCATCGCCCCAGGCTTCATGGATTTCCTGATCCGCTACGTGCAGGGCGGGCCCTGGCCGCCAGGGGCTTTTGATGGCTGGGAAGTGGGGGTGACCTGGAACCACCTCTGGTACCTGGCCTACCTCTGGGTCTACACATTCGCGCTGGTCCTGTTGCTGCCTTGGCTCAGAAGCCGGCCGGGGCTGGCCCTGGCGCATGCCTTCCGTGGTCTGCGGGGCGCGCGGCTGATGGTGCTGCCCGTTCTGCCCCTGTTGCTTTACAGCGGATTGCTTTGGCCGCGTTTCCCGGTCACGCAAGACCTGCTGCGCGATGCCTGGGCACATGCCGTGTACTTCACGCTTTTTCTCTATGGATACTGGATTGGGGTAGACACGGACTGGTGGACCGAGGCCAGGCGCTTGCGCGGGCGCATCCTGGTCTGCGCGCTGCTGATGCTGGTCGTGTTCTTCGTGCTGCGCGCACAGCTGGCTCCCGCGTCGTCCGGGTTCGGGCGTTGGGTCGTGCGCTTCGTGGCGGATGTCTACCTGTGGTGGATGGTGCTGGCCATCCTGGGCTGGGCGCACCAGTTGCTCAACCGACCCTGGCCGTGGCTGGCCTGGGCCAACGAGCAGGTCTACCCTTGGTATGTCTTGCACCAGACCCTCATCGTCGTGTTGATCGTGCAATTCGCCCCACTGCGCTTGGCACGGCCGTTGGAGGCGGCCGTGTTGATCGTGGGCACGCTTGCAGGATGTTGGGGCTTGACTGCGCTGATTCGGCGCGTGCCTTGGCTGCGGCCCTGCTTCGGCCTGAGGCCGCGCGCAGAGTCCTCGTCGTCATCGCCAACGTGCGGTCTTTCCGCTTCGTCTTGA
- a CDS encoding DUF2917 domain-containing protein yields the protein MWLSLGQGRLQLDGDTPVAFRRARGCWIECTQGRLWITVTGQPGDIFLAPGERVRIVSNGLALVSGFPSGTVSLVHEASWPLLRTTWDLLRQGTAKHRRRAQALTRPLSAWRLRPVLRRS from the coding sequence ATGTGGTTATCGCTGGGGCAGGGGCGACTGCAACTGGACGGAGACACACCGGTGGCGTTTCGCCGGGCCCGGGGCTGCTGGATCGAATGCACACAGGGACGGCTCTGGATCACCGTCACCGGGCAGCCCGGGGACATCTTTCTGGCCCCGGGTGAGCGCGTGCGGATCGTCAGCAATGGTCTGGCCCTGGTCTCGGGATTTCCGTCCGGCACCGTCAGCCTGGTCCACGAGGCCTCGTGGCCGCTGCTGAGAACGACTTGGGATTTGCTGCGACAGGGCACGGCGAAGCATCGACGCCGGGCCCAAGCGCTGACCAGGCCCTTGAGCGCTTGGCGCTTGCGTCCCGTGCTTCGCCGCAGTTGA